One window of the Pleurocapsa minor HA4230-MV1 genome contains the following:
- the sbcC gene encoding exonuclease subunit SbcC, with product MIPLQLTLKNFLSYRDATLNFKGLHTACICGANGAGKSSLLEAITWVVWGKSRAATEDDVINGGGQNVRVDFDFSYNNQIYRIIRSRTRGKSSSLEFQIETQAGNFRSITAKGLRATQDEIIACLRLDYDTFTNSAYLRQGRADEFMLRRPNERKQILADLLKLDRYEQLSGKAKDTAKEYKGKLEQLKQNLAPLEIELAKREEIAKELQQVKQELDKLQQEQDRDRLWLQQLQGVEYQRQTWAKQLSIQQSQQQNLAQDCARATKDIQGIKRQLASLDSLIAQSGEITRGYNRLLAWQTAEQDLSAKFNLHQEAQQQRQQLEKQLEKQKNQLNLEINQTQTRIESIEQQEQEITKVLAKSADIESALEKLTKARQQLTELDRLQQYISPLIQQKNNLEREINREEAKLAAKLEQLYSAVQKLASDIEKVPQQRHQLLTVDAQISELEKKRIYRDRVKEKGTERRTFQSKLQENQRIYERQIHEIQQKLHMLDSPGANCPLCERELDEHHRHQVVDKTQKQQQDIHEQIWVIREQLSTCDREIQLLLQEHKEISQEISSYDTLQQQYGQLEAQLEATEAIYDQLRVTQEERDNLERSLQSGHYAEELQAEIKRLTEELATLNYDEQTHALVRGEVNSLRWAEIKQAKMEDAKKRQAKLDEQKPQLLREISDLQTKLEKLHINSPIQQQINTLDRQITDLGYDRTTHQNLLDSLRQAQSWQLKYQELHKAQQEYPQIQAKLTELEQLLQARLASKQVSYEQLQEHLAQQETIVDHRQEINTLEQQIQQRRQQLDELISRSGRLQQSLTQIEQLQVQYQDTGKQLQDYEKQYRIYQALTQAFGKNGIQALTIENILPQLEAETNQILARLTGNQFHVQFLTQKASKGTSQKKTKLIDTLDIVIADAGGTRPYETYSGGEAFRINFSVRLALAKLLAHRSGTSLQMLIVDEGFGTQDAEGCNRLVGAINAIAADFACILTVTHMPQFKEAFQTRIEVYKDERGSSLQVSN from the coding sequence ATGATTCCGTTGCAGTTAACTTTAAAAAACTTTCTAAGTTATCGTGATGCAACTTTAAACTTTAAAGGGTTGCATACTGCTTGTATCTGCGGTGCGAATGGTGCAGGTAAGTCATCTTTATTAGAAGCGATTACCTGGGTAGTATGGGGTAAAAGCCGTGCAGCAACGGAAGATGATGTGATTAACGGTGGTGGTCAAAATGTTCGAGTTGATTTTGACTTTAGCTACAATAATCAAATTTATCGGATTATCAGATCTCGCACTAGGGGAAAAAGTAGTTCGCTGGAATTTCAGATAGAGACACAGGCGGGAAACTTTAGATCGATTACAGCTAAGGGATTAAGGGCAACTCAGGACGAAATTATTGCTTGTTTGAGGTTGGACTACGATACTTTTACTAATTCAGCTTATTTGCGTCAAGGAAGGGCGGATGAGTTTATGTTACGTCGCCCTAATGAAAGGAAGCAAATTCTGGCGGATTTATTGAAATTAGATCGCTATGAGCAGTTATCGGGGAAGGCGAAGGATACGGCGAAGGAATATAAGGGCAAGCTGGAACAGCTAAAGCAGAATTTAGCACCGTTAGAAATCGAACTGGCTAAAAGAGAAGAGATTGCCAAGGAATTACAGCAGGTAAAGCAAGAGTTAGACAAATTACAGCAGGAGCAAGATCGCGATCGCCTTTGGTTACAGCAGCTACAGGGAGTAGAATATCAGCGACAGACTTGGGCAAAGCAGTTGAGCATTCAGCAGAGTCAGCAGCAAAATTTAGCTCAAGATTGCGCTCGCGCAACGAAAGATATTCAAGGGATTAAAAGACAACTGGCATCTCTAGATAGTTTGATTGCTCAATCAGGCGAAATTACCCGAGGATATAATCGACTATTAGCTTGGCAAACCGCAGAACAAGATTTATCCGCCAAATTTAACCTTCATCAAGAAGCGCAACAACAGAGACAGCAGCTCGAAAAACAGCTAGAAAAGCAGAAAAATCAGCTCAATCTTGAGATCAATCAGACTCAAACCCGCATTGAAAGTATTGAGCAGCAAGAACAAGAGATTACTAAAGTTTTAGCCAAATCTGCAGATATCGAATCTGCTCTGGAGAAGCTAACTAAAGCCCGTCAGCAGCTTACGGAGTTAGATCGACTACAGCAGTATATTTCTCCTTTAATTCAGCAAAAAAACAATTTAGAACGCGAGATTAATCGCGAAGAAGCCAAGCTGGCAGCAAAACTAGAACAGCTATATAGCGCCGTGCAAAAGCTAGCCTCAGATATTGAAAAAGTTCCCCAACAGCGTCATCAATTATTAACCGTCGATGCCCAAATTAGCGAACTCGAAAAAAAGCGGATTTATCGCGATCGCGTTAAGGAAAAAGGTACGGAAAGAAGGACATTTCAGTCTAAATTACAGGAAAACCAACGCATCTATGAACGACAGATTCATGAAATCCAGCAAAAGCTCCACATGCTCGATAGCCCAGGGGCGAATTGTCCTCTCTGCGAGCGTGAATTAGATGAACATCATCGTCATCAGGTAGTTGATAAGACGCAAAAACAACAGCAAGACATCCATGAACAGATTTGGGTGATCCGCGAACAATTATCTACCTGCGATCGCGAAATACAGTTACTGCTTCAAGAACATAAAGAAATATCCCAAGAAATTTCGAGCTACGATACGCTACAGCAACAGTATGGACAGTTAGAAGCCCAACTAGAAGCTACAGAAGCCATCTACGATCAGCTCAGGGTGACTCAAGAAGAAAGAGATAATTTAGAGCGATCGCTACAAAGTGGTCACTATGCTGAAGAGTTACAAGCAGAAATTAAGCGCTTAACAGAGGAATTAGCCACCCTTAATTATGACGAGCAAACCCATGCTTTAGTTAGGGGGGAGGTGAATAGCTTGCGTTGGGCAGAAATTAAGCAGGCAAAGATGGAAGATGCTAAAAAGCGTCAAGCAAAATTAGACGAGCAAAAACCCCAACTTCTAAGGGAAATCAGCGATCTCCAGACTAAGTTAGAAAAGCTCCATATCAACTCCCCAATTCAACAGCAAATTAATACTCTTGATCGTCAAATCACTGATTTAGGCTACGATCGCACAACTCATCAAAACCTGTTAGATTCCCTCAGACAAGCGCAATCTTGGCAGCTAAAATATCAAGAATTACACAAAGCCCAGCAAGAATATCCCCAGATTCAAGCAAAATTAACAGAATTAGAGCAACTATTACAGGCGAGACTGGCAAGTAAACAAGTAAGCTACGAACAACTACAAGAACATTTGGCACAGCAAGAAACCATTGTCGATCATCGTCAGGAAATTAACACTCTAGAACAGCAAATTCAGCAGCGTCGTCAGCAGTTAGACGAACTAATTTCTCGTAGTGGCAGGCTACAACAGTCTTTAACTCAAATCGAGCAGCTTCAAGTTCAGTATCAAGATACAGGCAAACAACTCCAAGACTATGAAAAACAATATCGCATCTATCAAGCGTTAACTCAAGCCTTCGGTAAAAATGGGATTCAGGCACTAACGATTGAAAATATTTTGCCCCAGTTGGAAGCCGAAACCAATCAAATCCTGGCTAGATTAACGGGAAATCAATTTCATGTGCAGTTTCTCACCCAAAAAGCCTCAAAAGGAACATCTCAGAAAAAAACCAAGCTAATTGATACCCTAGATATTGTCATCGCTGATGCTGGTGGTACTCGCCCTTATGAAACCTATTCTGGTGGCGAGGCATTTCGGATTAACTTCTCGGTACGGTTAGCCTTAGCCAAACTATTAGCCCACAGATCGGGAACATCTCTGCAAATGCTAATTGTCGATGAAGGCTTTGGTACTCAGGATGCTGAAGGGTGTAATCGATTGGTAGGAGCAATTAATGCGATCGCCGCTGATTTTGCCTGTATCCTCACCGTTACTCATATGCCTCAATTTAAAGAAGCATTTCAAACCAGGATTGAAGTTTATAAAGATGAGCGAGGTTCTAGTTTACAAGTATCTAATTAA
- a CDS encoding GlsB/YeaQ/YmgE family stress response membrane protein gives MNILAWVVLGLIAGALAKLIYPGNQGGGIIATIGLGILGALVGGYVGQALLGVGTTAFSIPGIITAVVGAMLLIFIWGLLTRRAV, from the coding sequence ATGAATATTTTAGCTTGGGTAGTATTAGGACTAATTGCAGGCGCTTTAGCAAAATTAATTTATCCTGGTAATCAAGGTGGCGGTATTATAGCAACTATCGGTTTGGGTATTTTGGGTGCTTTGGTCGGAGGATATGTTGGTCAGGCCTTGCTGGGAGTCGGTACAACTGCATTTAGTATCCCTGGTATTATTACTGCTGTAGTAGGTGCAATGTTGTTAATCTTTATTTGGGGTTTGTTAACTCGTCGTGCCGTATAG
- a CDS encoding BamA/TamA family outer membrane protein yields MVVLPLILSNANALAQSKSNLGNQQLAEVKTDSSSKRPRRNFKTPIFSGQKVKDRAVVPVGNQEKITDIVVYFVDETGKLISGKTKPKIITQEFELQPGDIYRADLAKEGLEGVLDLTIVDRASLSLEKVVNKRAVMAIAVQENSNLSIGFDLTLPAPTALQGSVRPTTVQALSDSSSGFSTGVQVGLLNLGGSNQGVSLGLEGGTEAFGFNLGYRKFLRHDRGFGLNLYNRRGIEAEYDEGNPNINLDNGRDPVVHRLGGGVEYFLPLSQDWQSAMGVSYQRVSVRDGAFSAEIESRDALGNRLSVSDNGQDDLLTLNFATVLNREDNPRNPTRGYKFQFGSDQYLPIGDANVLANRLAANYTHYLPLPLFGFTKGAKTLVLNLQGGTILGDALPYESFILGGSSLVRGYGASEISTSRSFVQGTIEYRYPILSVNAFKNQIDVGGTFFVDYTTDLGSADAVIGQPAIVRDRPGDGFGYGLGLRALTPIGAVRTEFALNDEGETKFIFDIGDRF; encoded by the coding sequence ATGGTGGTATTGCCTTTGATCTTGTCAAATGCTAATGCTCTTGCTCAATCAAAATCAAATCTGGGGAATCAACAATTAGCTGAAGTTAAGACAGATAGTTCTAGTAAGCGACCAAGACGAAATTTTAAAACTCCTATATTTTCTGGACAAAAAGTTAAGGATCGAGCGGTTGTTCCTGTGGGTAATCAAGAAAAGATTACTGATATTGTGGTGTATTTTGTCGATGAAACAGGTAAATTAATTTCAGGCAAAACTAAGCCAAAAATTATTACTCAAGAATTTGAGTTGCAGCCAGGAGATATTTATCGTGCAGACTTGGCTAAAGAAGGTTTAGAAGGGGTTTTAGACTTAACTATTGTCGATCGCGCCAGCCTTAGCCTAGAAAAAGTAGTTAATAAACGAGCAGTTATGGCGATCGCGGTTCAGGAAAATAGTAATCTGTCGATTGGTTTTGATCTCACTCTACCCGCACCAACAGCGTTGCAGGGTTCGGTTCGTCCAACTACAGTTCAGGCACTTTCTGATAGTAGCAGTGGTTTTTCGACTGGAGTTCAAGTCGGGTTGCTTAATCTTGGGGGAAGTAATCAGGGTGTTAGTTTAGGGTTGGAAGGTGGTACAGAGGCATTTGGCTTTAATTTAGGCTACCGAAAATTTCTCAGACACGATCGCGGTTTTGGTCTGAACTTATATAATCGTCGGGGAATCGAGGCGGAATACGATGAAGGAAACCCTAATATTAATCTAGATAATGGCAGAGATCCTGTGGTGCATCGTCTCGGTGGTGGAGTAGAGTACTTTTTGCCTCTTAGCCAGGATTGGCAAAGTGCAATGGGAGTATCTTATCAACGAGTATCTGTGAGAGATGGAGCATTTTCGGCTGAGATTGAATCACGGGATGCCTTGGGTAATCGCTTAAGCGTGAGTGATAACGGACAAGACGATTTACTAACCCTTAACTTTGCCACTGTTTTAAATCGAGAAGATAACCCCCGCAATCCAACTCGTGGTTATAAGTTCCAGTTTGGTAGCGATCAATATTTGCCGATTGGAGATGCCAATGTTCTGGCTAATCGTTTGGCTGCCAACTATACTCATTATCTGCCTCTACCTTTATTTGGCTTTACTAAAGGGGCAAAAACTTTAGTCCTCAATCTTCAAGGAGGCACTATTTTGGGAGATGCCCTACCCTACGAATCTTTTATTTTAGGTGGTTCTAGTTTAGTGCGGGGTTACGGCGCTAGCGAGATTAGTACGTCTCGTAGTTTTGTTCAAGGGACGATCGAATACCGTTACCCGATTTTGAGCGTTAATGCTTTTAAAAACCAGATCGATGTTGGGGGAACGTTTTTTGTGGATTATACTACCGACTTAGGTTCAGCAGATGCAGTAATTGGCCAACCTGCTATTGTGCGCGATCGCCCTGGAGATGGTTTCGGTTATGGCTTAGGATTACGTGCCTTGACTCCAATTGGCGCAGTACGGACAGAATTTGCCCTCAACGATGAAGGAGAGACTAAATTTATCTTTGATATTGGCGATCGCTTTTAA
- a CDS encoding caspase family protein: MFEINRSLAIIIGINEYNKPIPQLKNAAFDAVQLANVLKNRYGYEVLLLLNRRATKAELDRLVEALKNKTIQFDRQPIHVNQRDRVLFYFAGHGFAEEAQDSEAGKPAGYFMPQDAEGNDKNTWLSMHQLYEALSALDSHHLLMILDCCFAGRISWVGQGRNAVRSRKLYRQSYERFIKHKTEQIITSAAHDEEAQDLSRFGQRGDKNGNSPFAHLLLKVLQGDSNKGKDKFIDAIIEDRVITVHELFTYLQNQLGEVATGQTPGLSQPRKYDRDTGEYVYLKGEYVFLLPQFNPKSLEKLKLDKDSNPYKGLASFEKGDQKLFFGRHTLSQELAKKVIEKPLTIVLGASGSGKSSLVKAGLIPILESASDQQWHILNPMRPGEYPFKELNKILTRPGSGSSIIHQTTEEQSKILLGKISHLINRNSEFKLLLIIDQTEELVTLSRNQEARENFLNLLAKLLREHPQRLHIVLTLRSDFEPQLRDAIEDTYWREAWQKWRFIVTPMNREELQKAIEEPAAQRTLFFESPKLVNDLINEAIDTPGALPLLSFTLSKLYLKYLKAEENHERDDRTITEADYQELGGVARSLTQTADRTYKKLVKKEKIDSSIIRNVMLRMVSLNSGELARRRVLRSELVYPQSINEQVDKLIDRFTEARLLVKGQDLEAQEYVEPVHDVLITGWTQIKYWLEEKDEKESLLLQRRLTSAAEEWNSVKSKEQPSGFQAKAEPVIDCLDCRLCTIENIFNKIFVQIARLWRRDRARQERVRENPVQFLWNANPYINVLSQELNSDDNWLNQVEAEFVQKSVLQKRRNISWRWRIASIVTLGLSVLTIAALWGQRNAQINQISASRQSSEANLRSNQEFDALIESLRAGKSLKQPLLQLFKPNNQIQNQLKETLQKAVYQVKERNRLKGGDRASGVMVSFSPKDSQLLATAGDDGTVRLWNLQGKQLQEWSTNIRPALSFSSDGQQLATAETNGTVRLWDLQGNKLQEWNAKQEWNARDWLAPVSFSPNGQQLATTGSTGIVRLWNLQGNKLQEWNAKQEWKADRGWIWNTSFRPPDGRQLATVGLDGNLRLWNLQSKQLTGRMWKISQGYLRNVSFSPNGQLLAITGDNDIARLLNLQENKFYELKRDHRIGNVSFSPDGQRLATVGENGTVGLRNLQGQLLEQWKGSQSPLGSVSFSLDGQLLATAGSSDTVSLWDLQGQPLTELKEDYPIKSVSFSPDGQRLNTIGWDGTVGLRNLQGKQLAKLKSNHKIISVSFSPDGQRFASVGEDGTAHLWDLQVKQLAKFKSNDRKIISVRFIPNGQQLATIEEDGSVRLWNSMTGQSLVKFPRKLATDRSSPDDYITNDSFSPDGQRLATIKDYDYVHLWDWQGQHVAETPIGHRGGISSFGFSPDTKLLATAGNDGFVRVWKLKGQKLEPLSEWQTTQGSILNLQFSLDGQQFATAGYDGTVRLWDLQGQPLATWKVDQGQVLSIAFSPDNRLLATVGSDGKVKLLPIESFDELMKRGCDWARDYLQNNPDVSKSDPHLCDS, encoded by the coding sequence GTGTTTGAGATTAACCGAAGTTTAGCAATTATTATTGGCATCAATGAATATAATAAGCCCATTCCTCAACTCAAGAATGCTGCCTTTGATGCTGTTCAATTAGCTAATGTTCTCAAAAATCGTTACGGTTACGAAGTTTTACTTTTACTCAATCGAAGAGCAACTAAAGCAGAACTCGATCGACTTGTAGAGGCTCTTAAAAATAAGACTATTCAGTTTGATCGTCAGCCGATACACGTTAACCAGCGCGATCGCGTTTTATTCTATTTTGCCGGTCATGGATTTGCTGAAGAAGCACAAGACAGCGAAGCTGGTAAACCTGCTGGTTATTTTATGCCTCAAGATGCAGAAGGCAATGACAAAAACACTTGGTTATCGATGCATCAGCTATATGAAGCTTTGAGTGCCTTAGACTCTCATCATCTGTTAATGATTCTAGACTGTTGCTTTGCTGGTAGAATTTCCTGGGTAGGACAGGGTAGAAATGCGGTACGTTCCCGCAAACTGTATCGACAAAGTTACGAGCGCTTCATCAAACACAAAACCGAGCAAATAATTACTTCTGCTGCTCATGATGAAGAAGCACAGGATTTATCTCGTTTTGGACAAAGAGGAGATAAAAATGGCAATTCTCCTTTTGCTCACTTACTGCTAAAAGTACTACAAGGCGACTCCAACAAAGGTAAGGATAAATTCATCGATGCAATTATTGAAGACCGAGTAATTACCGTCCACGAACTTTTTACCTATTTACAAAATCAATTAGGAGAAGTCGCAACAGGACAAACCCCTGGTCTGTCTCAGCCTCGAAAATACGATCGCGACACAGGGGAATACGTTTACCTAAAAGGAGAATATGTTTTTCTTCTGCCTCAATTTAATCCTAAAAGTTTAGAAAAACTCAAATTAGATAAGGATAGCAATCCCTACAAAGGTTTAGCGTCGTTTGAAAAAGGCGATCAAAAGCTATTTTTTGGCAGACATACCCTAAGTCAAGAGCTAGCGAAAAAAGTAATCGAAAAACCACTTACTATCGTTTTAGGTGCTTCGGGTTCGGGTAAATCTAGCTTAGTTAAAGCAGGTTTGATTCCTATCCTAGAATCGGCATCCGATCAACAGTGGCACATTCTCAACCCCATGCGACCTGGCGAATATCCCTTCAAAGAACTAAACAAGATACTGACACGACCGGGATCTGGTTCTTCAATTATCCATCAGACTACCGAAGAACAATCCAAGATTCTTTTGGGAAAAATTAGCCATTTAATAAATCGCAATTCTGAATTTAAATTATTGTTAATAATTGACCAGACTGAAGAATTGGTTACTCTCTCTCGAAATCAGGAAGCACGGGAAAACTTTCTCAATTTATTAGCTAAGTTATTAAGAGAACATCCACAACGCTTACACATAGTACTGACCTTACGCTCTGATTTTGAACCTCAACTTAGAGATGCGATCGAAGACACTTATTGGCGAGAAGCTTGGCAAAAGTGGCGGTTTATCGTAACTCCGATGAATAGAGAAGAGTTACAAAAAGCGATCGAAGAACCTGCTGCACAACGAACATTATTTTTTGAATCTCCTAAGTTAGTCAACGATTTGATTAATGAAGCGATCGATACACCTGGTGCTTTACCGCTACTTTCTTTTACCTTAAGTAAGCTTTATTTAAAATATCTTAAAGCAGAAGAAAATCACGAAAGAGACGATCGCACAATTACTGAAGCGGACTATCAAGAATTAGGTGGCGTGGCGCGTTCTTTAACTCAAACTGCCGATCGAACCTATAAAAAATTAGTAAAAAAAGAAAAAATCGATTCATCAATTATTCGCAATGTGATGCTACGAATGGTATCTCTTAATAGCGGGGAACTAGCACGCCGAAGAGTACTAAGATCTGAATTAGTCTATCCACAGTCAATTAATGAACAAGTAGACAAATTAATTGATCGCTTTACTGAAGCACGTCTGCTCGTTAAAGGACAAGATCTAGAAGCTCAAGAATATGTAGAACCAGTCCATGATGTTCTAATAACAGGATGGACGCAAATTAAGTATTGGCTTGAGGAAAAAGATGAGAAAGAAAGCTTACTTCTACAACGGCGACTAACTTCGGCGGCTGAGGAGTGGAATAGTGTCAAAAGTAAGGAACAGCCTTCAGGTTTTCAAGCTAAAGCTGAACCTGTCATTGATTGCTTGGATTGCCGACTTTGTACAATTGAAAACATATTCAACAAAATTTTTGTTCAGATTGCTCGACTGTGGCGGCGAGATCGCGCTCGACAAGAGCGAGTAAGGGAGAACCCCGTACAGTTTCTGTGGAATGCGAATCCTTATATTAATGTATTGTCTCAAGAACTCAATTCCGATGACAACTGGTTAAACCAAGTCGAAGCTGAGTTTGTTCAGAAAAGTGTTCTGCAAAAACGTCGCAATATTAGTTGGCGTTGGCGCATTGCTAGCATAGTTACCTTGGGATTGAGTGTATTGACGATCGCAGCTTTGTGGGGGCAGAGAAACGCACAAATAAATCAAATCAGTGCTTCTAGACAATCTTCAGAAGCAAACTTACGCTCAAATCAAGAATTCGATGCGTTGATCGAGAGCTTACGAGCAGGAAAATCCCTTAAGCAACCACTGTTGCAGTTATTCAAACCCAACAATCAGATACAAAATCAATTGAAAGAAACCCTACAGAAAGCGGTTTATCAAGTAAAAGAACGCAACCGTCTGAAAGGAGGAGACCGTGCCAGCGGCGTTATGGTCAGTTTTAGTCCAAAAGATAGTCAACTACTGGCTACCGCAGGAGATGATGGTACTGTTCGCTTGTGGAACTTGCAAGGTAAGCAGTTACAAGAATGGAGTACTAACATACGTCCAGCCTTGAGTTTTAGCTCAGATGGTCAGCAACTCGCTACCGCAGAAACTAACGGTACCGTTCGCTTGTGGGACTTGCAGGGTAACAAGTTGCAAGAATGGAACGCTAAGCAAGAATGGAACGCCAGAGATTGGCTTGCTCCTGTCAGTTTTAGCCCGAATGGTCAGCAACTCGCTACCACAGGTTCTACTGGTATTGTTCGCTTGTGGAACTTGCAGGGTAACAAGTTGCAAGAATGGAACGCTAAGCAAGAATGGAAGGCTGATCGAGGTTGGATATGGAACACCAGTTTTAGACCGCCGGATGGTCGGCAACTCGCTACCGTAGGATTGGATGGCAATCTTCGCTTATGGAACTTACAGAGTAAGCAGTTAACAGGAAGAATGTGGAAAATCTCTCAAGGCTATCTCAGGAACGTCAGTTTTAGCCCAAATGGTCAACTATTAGCTATCACAGGAGATAACGATATAGCCCGCTTGCTCAACTTGCAGGAGAACAAGTTTTATGAATTGAAAAGGGATCACCGGATCGGGAACGTCAGTTTTAGCCCAGATGGTCAGCGACTTGCTACCGTAGGTGAGAACGGCACGGTGGGTTTGCGGAACTTGCAGGGTCAGTTATTAGAACAGTGGAAAGGAAGTCAAAGTCCACTTGGAAGTGTTAGTTTTAGCCTGGACGGTCAACTACTAGCTACTGCCGGAAGTAGCGATACGGTCAGTTTATGGGACTTGCAGGGTCAGCCGTTGACAGAATTGAAAGAGGATTACCCGATCAAAAGCGTTAGTTTTAGCCCAGATGGTCAGCGATTAAATACTATTGGATGGGATGGCACAGTCGGTTTACGGAACTTGCAGGGTAAGCAGTTGGCAAAATTGAAAAGCAACCACAAGATCATCAGCGTCAGTTTTAGTCCAGATGGTCAGCGATTTGCTAGCGTAGGAGAAGACGGTACAGCCCATTTGTGGGACTTACAGGTTAAACAGTTGGCAAAGTTTAAAAGCAATGACCGCAAGATCATCAGTGTCAGGTTTATTCCGAATGGTCAGCAATTGGCTACTATAGAAGAAGATGGCTCTGTCCGCTTATGGAATTCGATGACGGGTCAGTCGCTGGTAAAATTTCCTCGAAAGCTTGCTACTGATAGGTCGAGTCCGGATGATTACATTACTAATGACAGTTTTAGTCCAGATGGTCAGCGATTAGCCACTATAAAAGATTACGACTATGTTCACTTGTGGGACTGGCAAGGTCAGCATGTGGCAGAGACACCTATAGGGCATCGAGGTGGAATTAGTAGCTTCGGGTTTAGCCCAGACACTAAGCTACTTGCTACCGCAGGAAACGATGGCTTTGTTCGCGTTTGGAAATTGAAGGGTCAGAAATTGGAGCCTCTTTCAGAATGGCAGACAACACAAGGATCAATCCTGAACCTCCAATTTAGCCTGGATGGTCAGCAATTCGCTACCGCAGGATATGATGGCACTGTCCGCTTGTGGGACTTACAAGGTCAGCCATTAGCAACATGGAAAGTGGATCAAGGTCAAGTCTTAAGTATCGCTTTTAGCCCAGATAATCGGCTATTGGCTACTGTCGGATCAGATGGAAAAGTTAAGTTGTTGCCGATCGAATCATTCGATGAACTGATGAAGCGGGGCTGTGATTGGGCGCGTGATTATCTCCAGAATAACCCCGATGTGAGTAAGAGCGATCCCCATCTCTGCGACAGTTGA
- a CDS encoding glycosyltransferase, with the protein MLYFLVVNYNSSELIRRLLTSLDVYSPGEYKIIIINNSPDDREVFKLKSEAIKIIAAQDNLGFGKACNLGLNWIYTQNNRAIVWLINPDAYFNSALIDSDTAKSPATQAIAFFTQHPQISILGTIVYNRAGEITSAGGTFTPGTAALATLDSLPQDLKSDYFKTDWVSGCSLLLNLTNFAQCPSFDPRYFLYYEDLDFCLRYGQQGYKIAVTPLLKVFHDTSAISDRNLFAKYQHITKSYLIHVEKHGSLATFVLTNLRMCLNTIRLSILNPEQGLGKLIGIYSYWQTRLLR; encoded by the coding sequence ATGCTTTATTTTCTAGTAGTTAATTATAACTCTAGCGAGTTGATTCGCCGTTTACTGACTTCATTAGACGTTTATTCTCCTGGGGAATATAAAATAATTATTATTAACAATTCCCCCGATGATCGAGAAGTTTTTAAGCTAAAAAGTGAGGCGATAAAAATAATCGCAGCTCAAGATAATCTTGGCTTTGGCAAAGCTTGTAATCTGGGTTTAAATTGGATTTATACGCAAAATAACCGAGCAATTGTCTGGTTAATCAATCCTGATGCCTACTTCAATTCAGCCTTAATTGATTCAGATACAGCTAAATCTCCAGCTACTCAGGCGATCGCTTTTTTCACTCAACATCCTCAAATATCTATTCTTGGTACAATCGTCTACAATCGCGCAGGTGAAATTACCTCAGCGGGGGGAACATTTACCCCTGGTACTGCTGCTTTAGCAACCCTAGATTCATTACCTCAAGACTTAAAATCAGACTATTTTAAGACCGACTGGGTAAGTGGCTGTAGTTTACTGCTCAATCTGACTAACTTTGCTCAATGTCCCAGCTTCGATCCTCGCTATTTTTTGTATTACGAAGACTTGGATTTTTGCCTCCGCTATGGTCAACAAGGATATAAAATTGCCGTAACCCCCTTACTCAAAGTTTTTCATGACACTTCTGCCATTAGCGATCGCAATTTATTTGCTAAATATCAGCACATAACTAAAAGCTATCTAATTCATGTTGAAAAACATGGTAGTTTAGCTACTTTTGTTTTAACTAATCTGCGGATGTGTCTGAACACGATCAGGCTATCGATCTTGAACCCAGAGCAAGGTTTAGGCAAACTAATCGGCATTTATAGTTATTGGCAGACAAGATTGCTGAGATGA